A region from the Paludicola sp. MB14-C6 genome encodes:
- a CDS encoding co-chaperone GroES: MNIKPLADRVVIKMVEAEETTQSGIILAGAAKEKPQIAEVVAVGPGGVVDGKEITMELKVGDRVLMSKYAGTEVKLDGVEYTILRQSEILAIIL; the protein is encoded by the coding sequence ATGAACATTAAACCTCTAGCAGACAGAGTCGTTATTAAAATGGTAGAAGCAGAGGAAACAACACAAAGTGGCATCATTCTTGCAGGTGCTGCAAAAGAAAAACCGCAAATCGCTGAAGTTGTAGCAGTAGGCCCTGGCGGTGTTGTTGACGGAAAAGAAATAACTATGGAATTAAAAGTAGGTGACCGCGTATTGATGAGTAAATATGCCGGTACTGAAGTAAAATTAGACGGTGTTGAATATACTATTCTTCGTCAATCTGAAATTCTTGCAATTATTCTTTAA
- a CDS encoding glycosyl hydrolase family 18 protein yields the protein MKKKLLIIFICLVLFMTLIITGIFVFPMFFRLNNKDESLREKASSISTISDVVDPDSDYQYQGIKPTDEKDKAFKVVGYYLGDKEPILDRIQFNVVTHIIYAFAIPKEDGTLRPFDYPETAKALVKQAHSNNTKVLLGIGGWSYKDIPLQSDFESATATDEKIRKFGDSIIAMTKKYGFDGVDMDWEHPRAGASSEVQYEKLMVYLSKRCKDEKMLLTAAVISGVDADNVKIKDAMAHTDKVLSLVDWINVMAYDGGNESRHSPYEFAVKCGEYWRDSRKVSPQKVVIGVPFYARPSWKSYDEILKVFPDAYKNDQVPQEDRFDYYNGVVTMEKKAKWAKDNVGGVMIWELTKDTLDKSKSLLSAIQKGIK from the coding sequence GTGAAAAAGAAATTACTGATTATTTTTATTTGCTTGGTATTGTTTATGACTTTGATTATTACAGGTATTTTTGTGTTTCCAATGTTTTTTCGATTGAACAATAAGGATGAAAGTTTAAGGGAAAAGGCATCAAGTATAAGCACAATCTCAGATGTAGTTGATCCGGATTCTGATTATCAATATCAAGGAATAAAGCCAACTGATGAAAAAGATAAAGCATTTAAAGTGGTAGGTTATTATCTAGGGGATAAAGAACCAATTTTAGATCGTATTCAATTTAATGTGGTAACTCATATTATTTATGCATTTGCTATTCCTAAAGAGGATGGTACTCTGCGCCCTTTTGATTATCCGGAAACGGCTAAGGCGTTGGTAAAGCAAGCACATAGTAATAATACCAAAGTTTTACTCGGCATTGGGGGATGGTCGTATAAGGATATTCCCTTGCAATCTGATTTTGAATCCGCAACTGCAACAGATGAAAAAATTCGAAAATTCGGCGATTCTATTATTGCTATGACCAAGAAATATGGTTTTGATGGTGTAGATATGGATTGGGAACATCCAAGAGCAGGAGCATCTTCAGAAGTACAATACGAAAAGCTAATGGTATATTTGAGTAAACGTTGTAAGGATGAGAAGATGTTGCTGACTGCTGCGGTGATTAGCGGTGTAGATGCGGATAACGTTAAGATTAAAGATGCAATGGCTCATACCGATAAAGTATTATCTTTAGTAGATTGGATTAACGTTATGGCTTATGATGGTGGGAATGAATCTCGGCATTCTCCATATGAGTTTGCTGTAAAATGCGGTGAATACTGGCGAGATTCTCGTAAAGTTTCTCCTCAAAAAGTAGTGATAGGTGTTCCTTTTTATGCAAGACCATCTTGGAAATCATATGATGAAATCTTAAAAGTATTCCCAGATGCGTACAAAAATGATCAAGTTCCCCAAGAAGACCGTTTTGATTATTATAATGGTGTTGTGACGATGGAAAAGAAGGCAAAATGGGCTAAGGATAATGTAGGTGGCGTTATGATTTGGGAGCTAACTAAAGATACGTTGGATAAGAGTAAAAGCTTATTATCTGCAATTCAAAAAGGTATAAAATAG
- a CDS encoding IS256 family transposase — MEKQPKELLKEYVNSQNFTSTTEVMQAMKEMFKDVLQQVMDSELDEELGYQKSQRIANDDGKSMSKNYRNGYSKKTVKTQLGEVDINVPRDRNGEFEPQIIGKYNRNADGMEEKIIALYSCGMSQRDIAEQVKNLYDVEISDGLVSKITEKIMPEVTAWQNRPLDSVYPFVFMDAIHYKVKENNQFVTKAAYVVLGITLEGNKDILGIWIGENESSKFWLSVMNDLKSRGLQDVYLFCVDGLKGFKEAINAAYPKAHIQRCIIHQIRYSTRYVGYKDIKKLMADLKLVYQAVTEEEALNNLISFKEKWGKSYPSCIKSWEDNWDILSTFFAYPTDVRKIIYTTNIIEGLNRQFRQITKNKPSFQNDDSLKRILYLASKKIVERWTQRCRNWDVVLNQLNIMFSDRIAG, encoded by the coding sequence ATGGAAAAGCAACCGAAAGAGTTATTAAAAGAGTATGTGAACAGCCAAAACTTCACAAGCACAACAGAGGTTATGCAGGCAATGAAAGAGATGTTCAAAGATGTTCTTCAGCAAGTTATGGATAGTGAATTAGACGAAGAATTGGGTTACCAAAAAAGTCAAAGAATAGCGAACGATGACGGAAAAAGCATGTCGAAAAATTATCGAAATGGATATTCAAAGAAAACAGTTAAAACACAACTTGGCGAAGTGGATATTAATGTTCCTCGTGATAGAAACGGTGAATTTGAACCACAAATTATTGGTAAATATAATCGTAATGCTGACGGGATGGAAGAAAAAATTATTGCACTTTACTCTTGTGGCATGTCTCAACGAGATATTGCTGAACAAGTAAAAAATCTTTATGATGTAGAAATTTCAGATGGACTAGTAAGCAAGATAACAGAAAAAATAATGCCGGAAGTAACAGCATGGCAAAACCGTCCACTAGATAGTGTATACCCATTTGTGTTCATGGATGCAATACACTACAAAGTAAAAGAAAACAATCAGTTTGTAACGAAAGCAGCATATGTGGTTTTAGGAATTACACTTGAAGGAAATAAAGATATATTGGGCATTTGGATTGGAGAAAACGAGAGCTCAAAATTCTGGTTGAGCGTTATGAATGACTTGAAATCAAGGGGTTTGCAAGATGTATACCTATTTTGTGTTGACGGTTTAAAAGGTTTTAAAGAAGCAATCAATGCAGCATATCCCAAAGCGCACATTCAACGTTGTATTATACATCAAATTCGATATTCAACACGATATGTAGGATACAAAGATATCAAGAAGTTAATGGCAGATCTAAAACTAGTATATCAAGCTGTTACAGAGGAAGAAGCATTGAATAATCTAATATCATTCAAAGAAAAATGGGGTAAAAGTTATCCTTCTTGCATAAAGAGTTGGGAGGATAACTGGGATATACTATCAACCTTTTTTGCATATCCAACTGATGTAAGGAAAATAATATACACAACTAATATTATTGAGGGATTAAACAGGCAGTTCAGACAAATAACCAAGAATAAACCATCATTTCAAAATGATGATAGTTTAAAAAGGATACTGTATTTAGCTTCAAAGAAAATTGTCGAACGATGGACACAACGTTGTCGAAATTGGGACGTTGTTTTAAACCAATTAAACATCATGTTTTCGGACAGAATCGCTGGATGA
- a CDS encoding IS1182 family transposase produces the protein MLVKAKKDRTQVEFLCLEEFIPAEHLLRKIDSAVDFCHIYDFVEDLYCKDNGRPSIDPVVLIKMVLIQHLYGISSLRKLVEEVQMNCAYRWFLGYLMTEQIPHFTTISYAFKHRFNENTIACIFNWILNEINDMGYLDPEVVFVDGTHIKANANIKKVVKKSIPVAAKHYEKQLMDEINKDREEHKKKPFDDTKPPKIEEKIINESTTDPESGVFHKGEHKKCLAYEAHTACDKKGYIVDVHVTAGNVHDSVAFDDLYDKLKENHPEIQTIVADSAYNTPYIAKRLIDDGKDLLVPYRRPMTKQGFFKKYDFSYDEYFDCVVCPNNKVLHYSTTNREGYKEFKSNPNDCKICGFRYKCTESKEFQKQYTVHVWHEYLEQVSDIRYAIKYKDLYAQRKETIERVFADAKEKYAMRYTPYRGLAQVTNWVRLKFACMNLKKLAIHKWRVNSPFCILSTFFKFSTIYSKARLWLRQNRAFSSD, from the coding sequence ATGTTAGTTAAAGCTAAAAAAGACCGAACACAAGTAGAGTTTTTGTGCTTAGAAGAATTTATTCCAGCAGAACATTTGCTTAGAAAAATAGATAGTGCAGTGGATTTCTGTCATATATATGATTTCGTAGAGGATTTGTATTGTAAAGATAATGGAAGACCAAGCATAGACCCAGTAGTACTAATCAAAATGGTCTTAATACAACATTTGTATGGAATAAGTTCGTTGCGCAAATTGGTAGAAGAAGTACAAATGAACTGTGCATATCGTTGGTTTTTAGGATATTTAATGACAGAACAAATACCTCACTTTACAACAATAAGTTATGCCTTTAAACATAGATTTAACGAGAATACTATTGCATGCATTTTCAACTGGATATTGAATGAAATCAATGATATGGGATATCTTGACCCAGAGGTGGTATTTGTAGATGGAACCCATATAAAAGCAAATGCAAATATAAAAAAGGTTGTAAAGAAATCAATCCCCGTAGCAGCAAAACATTATGAGAAACAACTAATGGACGAAATCAATAAAGATAGAGAAGAACATAAAAAAAAGCCATTTGACGATACAAAGCCACCTAAAATAGAAGAAAAAATCATCAATGAATCAACCACTGACCCTGAAAGCGGTGTATTTCATAAAGGAGAGCATAAGAAATGCCTTGCTTATGAAGCACATACAGCTTGTGACAAAAAAGGCTACATTGTAGATGTTCATGTAACAGCAGGCAATGTACATGACAGCGTAGCATTCGATGATTTGTATGATAAATTAAAAGAAAACCACCCCGAAATCCAAACAATAGTGGCAGATAGTGCCTACAATACTCCCTATATTGCAAAAAGACTTATAGATGATGGAAAAGATTTATTAGTACCATATCGTAGACCAATGACAAAACAAGGCTTTTTTAAGAAATATGATTTTTCATATGATGAATATTTTGACTGTGTAGTATGTCCAAACAATAAAGTTTTACACTATTCCACCACGAATAGAGAAGGATACAAAGAATTTAAAAGCAATCCAAACGACTGTAAAATCTGTGGGTTTCGTTACAAATGCACTGAAAGTAAAGAATTCCAGAAACAATACACAGTTCATGTTTGGCATGAGTACTTAGAGCAAGTTTCAGATATTCGTTATGCAATAAAATACAAAGATCTTTATGCACAGCGAAAAGAAACGATTGAGCGAGTTTTTGCTGATGCGAAAGAAAAATACGCAATGCGTTATACACCTTATCGAGGTCTTGCCCAAGTAACAAACTGGGTTAGGCTTAAATTTGCGTGCATGAACCTTAAAAAGCTGGCAATACATAAGTGGAGGGTGAACTCTCCTTTTTGTATCCTTTCCACTTTTTTCAAATTTTCAACCATATATTCAAAAGCCCGACTTTGGTTACGCCAAAATCGGGCTTTTTCTTCAGACTGA
- the groL gene encoding chaperonin GroEL (60 kDa chaperone family; promotes refolding of misfolded polypeptides especially under stressful conditions; forms two stacked rings of heptamers to form a barrel-shaped 14mer; ends can be capped by GroES; misfolded proteins enter the barrel where they are refolded when GroES binds), with product MAKEIIYGEQARKSLQAGIDKLADTVKITLGPKGRNVVLDKKFGAPLITNDGVTIAKEIELEDAFENMGAQLVKEVATKTNDAAGDGTTTATLLAQALVREGMKNVAAGANPMVVKKGIQKAVEAAVNAIVSNSKVVNGSADIARVATISAADEFVGKLIADAMEKVSADGVITIEESKTAETYSEVVEGMQFDRGYLSPYMVTDTDKMEAVIDDALILITDKKITNIQDILPLLEQIVKTGKKLVIIAEDMEGEALATILVNKLRGTFTCVVVKAPGFGDRRKEMLRDIAILTGGEVISDELGLDLKETTLEQLGQARQVVIQKENTIIVDGAGQKEEINNRIHQIKAQIETTASDFDREKLQERLAKLSGGVAVIKVGAATEIEMKEKKLRIEDALAATKAAVEEGIVAGGGVALINAIPAVAALLDSNVGDEKTGVAIVCKALEEPIRQIAKNAGLEGSVIIDKIISADKIGYGFDAYNETYCDMMSAGIVDPTKVTRSALQNAASVASMVLTTESLVADIKEPEAPAAPQMPGGMGGMY from the coding sequence ATGGCAAAAGAAATTATTTATGGCGAACAAGCTAGAAAATCTCTACAAGCTGGTATTGATAAACTTGCAGATACAGTAAAAATCACATTAGGCCCTAAAGGCAGAAATGTCGTTTTAGACAAGAAATTCGGTGCTCCATTGATTACTAACGATGGTGTTACCATTGCAAAAGAAATTGAATTAGAAGATGCATTTGAAAATATGGGCGCACAACTTGTAAAAGAAGTTGCAACTAAAACAAATGATGCTGCCGGTGATGGTACTACTACCGCTACCCTATTAGCTCAAGCTTTAGTACGTGAAGGTATGAAAAACGTTGCTGCCGGAGCGAACCCAATGGTTGTTAAAAAAGGTATTCAAAAAGCAGTTGAAGCTGCAGTTAATGCAATTGTTTCTAATTCTAAAGTAGTAAACGGTTCTGCGGATATCGCAAGAGTTGCTACTATTTCTGCTGCTGATGAATTTGTTGGTAAGTTAATCGCAGACGCAATGGAAAAAGTTTCTGCTGACGGTGTTATTACAATTGAAGAATCTAAAACTGCAGAAACATACAGCGAAGTTGTAGAAGGTATGCAATTTGATCGTGGCTACCTATCTCCATACATGGTAACTGATACAGATAAGATGGAAGCTGTTATTGATGATGCTTTAATCTTAATTACAGATAAGAAAATTACTAACATTCAAGATATCCTACCTTTATTAGAGCAAATCGTTAAAACAGGCAAAAAACTTGTTATCATTGCTGAGGATATGGAAGGTGAAGCACTTGCTACTATCCTTGTAAACAAACTAAGAGGCACCTTTACTTGTGTTGTTGTAAAAGCTCCTGGCTTTGGCGACAGAAGAAAAGAAATGCTTCGTGATATTGCTATCTTAACTGGTGGTGAAGTGATTTCTGATGAACTAGGTTTAGACCTAAAAGAAACTACTCTTGAACAATTAGGTCAAGCTCGTCAAGTTGTTATTCAAAAAGAAAATACAATTATTGTTGATGGAGCTGGTCAAAAAGAAGAAATCAACAATCGTATTCATCAAATTAAAGCACAAATTGAAACTACTGCTTCTGATTTTGATAGAGAAAAACTACAAGAGCGTTTAGCAAAACTTTCCGGTGGTGTTGCTGTTATTAAAGTTGGTGCTGCAACTGAAATCGAAATGAAAGAAAAGAAACTTCGAATTGAAGACGCACTTGCTGCTACAAAAGCAGCTGTTGAAGAAGGCATCGTAGCTGGTGGTGGAGTTGCTTTAATTAACGCAATCCCTGCTGTTGCTGCTCTATTAGATTCTAACGTTGGCGACGAAAAAACCGGTGTTGCTATTGTTTGCAAAGCATTAGAAGAACCAATTCGCCAAATTGCTAAAAATGCTGGCTTAGAAGGCAGCGTAATCATTGATAAAATCATCTCTGCTGATAAAATAGGTTATGGTTTCGACGCTTACAATGAAACATACTGCGATATGATGTCTGCCGGTATTGTTGACCCAACTAAAGTAACTAGAAGCGCACTACAAAATGCTGCTTCTGTAGCTTCAATGGTATTAACTACTGAAAGCTTAGTTGCTGACATTAAAGAACCAGAAGCTCCTGCAGCTCCACAAATGCCAGGTGGAATGGGCGGAATGTACTAA
- a CDS encoding sugar phosphate isomerase/epimerase family protein, producing MKLGVFTTLLSDKTLDEALTYLVSKGVQAVEIGCGGYPGTAHANPDILLNDESKLEEFKATIAKHGVTISGLSCHANPIHPNKSIAKEFDEALTKAILLAEKLGIDVINTFSGCPGDSENSKYPNWVVCPWPDDFLTILDWQWNEVLIPYWKEKAAFAKAHGVTKIALEMHPGFCVYNPASALRLREAVGDVIGVNFDPSHLIWQGIDPTLAIKELGKAGAIYHFHAKDTKVDSYNTAVNGVLDTKHYGDELNRSWIFRSCGYGNDLGYWKDMVSALRMVGYDNALSIEHEDSLMSTNEGLTKAIDFLKEVLVFEKQGGMWWA from the coding sequence ATGAAACTCGGAGTTTTTACTACGCTATTATCTGATAAAACATTGGATGAAGCTCTTACTTATTTAGTAAGTAAAGGTGTGCAAGCTGTTGAAATTGGCTGCGGAGGATATCCTGGAACTGCACATGCAAACCCAGATATTTTATTAAACGATGAAAGTAAATTAGAGGAATTCAAAGCTACTATTGCAAAACATGGTGTTACAATTAGTGGATTAAGCTGTCATGCTAACCCTATTCACCCAAATAAATCAATTGCAAAAGAATTTGATGAAGCTTTAACCAAGGCAATTCTACTTGCTGAAAAGCTCGGAATTGATGTTATTAACACATTCTCCGGCTGCCCTGGTGATTCTGAAAATTCCAAATATCCAAACTGGGTTGTTTGCCCTTGGCCGGACGATTTCTTAACCATATTAGATTGGCAATGGAATGAAGTTTTAATTCCTTATTGGAAAGAAAAAGCTGCATTTGCAAAAGCACATGGCGTAACAAAAATTGCTTTAGAAATGCATCCTGGATTCTGTGTTTATAACCCTGCTTCTGCGTTAAGACTTCGTGAAGCTGTTGGCGATGTAATCGGTGTAAACTTTGACCCAAGCCATCTTATTTGGCAAGGAATTGACCCTACTCTAGCAATTAAAGAGTTAGGCAAAGCAGGAGCTATTTATCATTTCCATGCAAAAGATACAAAGGTTGATTCCTATAATACTGCTGTAAACGGCGTATTAGATACCAAACATTATGGCGATGAACTAAACCGTTCTTGGATTTTCCGTTCTTGTGGATACGGAAACGATTTAGGCTATTGGAAAGACATGGTGTCTGCGCTTCGTATGGTAGGCTATGATAATGCATTAAGCATTGAACATGAAGACAGCTTAATGTCAACTAATGAAGGTTTAACAAAAGCAATTGACTTCTTAAAAGAAGTTTTAGTATTTGAAAAACAAGGCGGTATGTGGTGGGCATGA
- a CDS encoding AraC family transcriptional regulator — MEWVKAVNQAISYMEENLFEDITCESVADHVYLSSFHFQRTFAMLTELTVGEYIRNRRLSLAGEELVATKEKIIDIALKYGYQTPESFTKAFTRFHGVTPSEAKKEGAVLKSFPPLVIKIILEGGTSMDYQIVKKDAFQVVVKSRIFKEETSATEIPKFWTEYFNSGVAEKVCGAMGICAAETCNKKDWKYGIGCDKKLVQEIPDGFEVWNIPANTWAIFHCVGAMPKAIQAMWKRIYSEWLPSSNYELLPDYDIEFYTEGDNSSEDYVSEIWIPVKEKQ, encoded by the coding sequence ATGGAATGGGTAAAAGCTGTAAATCAGGCAATAAGCTATATGGAAGAAAATTTATTTGAGGATATTACTTGCGAAAGTGTTGCAGACCATGTATATCTTTCTAGCTTTCATTTTCAAAGGACATTTGCTATGCTAACAGAATTGACAGTTGGGGAATATATACGAAACAGGCGGCTGTCCTTGGCGGGTGAAGAATTAGTAGCAACCAAAGAAAAAATTATTGATATTGCTTTGAAGTATGGATATCAAACGCCTGAAAGCTTCACAAAAGCATTCACAAGGTTTCATGGAGTAACACCTAGTGAAGCGAAAAAAGAAGGTGCAGTTTTAAAGTCATTTCCACCCCTTGTAATCAAAATTATTTTAGAAGGTGGTACGAGTATGGATTATCAGATTGTAAAAAAAGATGCATTTCAAGTTGTTGTAAAAAGTCGTATATTTAAAGAAGAAACTTCAGCAACCGAAATTCCAAAGTTCTGGACAGAATATTTTAACTCGGGAGTCGCAGAAAAAGTGTGCGGAGCAATGGGTATATGTGCAGCAGAAACATGTAATAAAAAAGATTGGAAATATGGTATTGGATGTGACAAAAAATTAGTACAAGAAATTCCGGATGGATTTGAAGTATGGAATATTCCTGCAAATACATGGGCGATTTTTCACTGCGTAGGAGCAATGCCTAAAGCAATCCAAGCAATGTGGAAGCGCATTTATTCGGAATGGCTACCATCTTCAAACTATGAGTTATTGCCTGATTATGATATTGAGTTTTATACAGAAGGTGATAACAGCAGTGAAGATTATGTAAGTGAAATCTGGATTCCGGTTAAAGAGAAACAATAG
- a CDS encoding DegV family protein — MNINNYSIITDVTCDLPQDYLKKNKITTMPLTYTMDEVEYDGTAERSLHPTDFYAKLRSGTMAKTAQVTPDKAKEYFKPELEKGNDILYIGFSSGLSGTFQSVTIAKSDLDEEYPDRKIIVIDSLCASLGQGLLVDYAVNQKAKGKSIDEVAKLVEDIKLRVCHYFTVEDLNHLHRGGRVSKTSAVIGSILGIKPVMHMDNAGKLIPIGKVRGRRQSLDALVEKMGTKLSDYKNDYVFISHGDSQKDAEYVASKVKEKFSIKTQIINYVGPVIGSHSGPGTIALFFIGANRDEKPL, encoded by the coding sequence ATGAATATAAATAACTACTCTATCATTACAGATGTTACTTGTGATTTACCTCAAGATTATTTAAAGAAGAATAAAATCACAACAATGCCATTAACCTATACTATGGATGAGGTTGAATATGATGGAACAGCTGAACGTTCTTTGCATCCAACTGATTTTTATGCTAAGTTACGCAGCGGTACTATGGCAAAAACTGCACAAGTTACTCCGGACAAAGCAAAAGAATACTTTAAACCAGAACTAGAAAAAGGTAACGACATTCTATATATCGGATTTTCATCTGGTTTGAGTGGCACGTTTCAAAGTGTAACGATTGCTAAATCTGATTTAGACGAAGAATATCCAGATAGAAAAATAATTGTAATTGATTCTTTGTGTGCTTCTTTAGGTCAAGGCTTATTGGTTGACTATGCAGTTAATCAAAAAGCAAAAGGAAAATCCATTGATGAAGTTGCAAAATTAGTGGAAGATATTAAACTAAGAGTTTGTCATTACTTTACAGTAGAAGATTTAAACCATCTACATCGTGGCGGGCGTGTATCAAAAACATCTGCTGTTATAGGATCCATTCTTGGAATTAAACCGGTTATGCATATGGACAATGCAGGTAAGCTGATTCCGATTGGAAAAGTAAGAGGCAGAAGACAATCTTTAGATGCTTTGGTTGAAAAGATGGGAACAAAACTATCTGATTATAAAAACGATTATGTTTTTATTTCTCATGGTGATAGCCAAAAAGATGCAGAATATGTTGCTTCTAAAGTAAAAGAGAAATTTTCAATTAAAACACAAATAATTAACTATGTAGGACCTGTTATTGGTTCACACTCCGGTCCGGGTACAATTGCATTATTTTTTATTGGTGCAAACCGTGATGAAAAACCACTATAA
- a CDS encoding metal-dependent transcriptional regulator has product MEPTSEFHTVRGYQLLEQNRRFLTSAMEDYLEMIYRTMQADGYVRINVLSEQLNVSPPSTTNMVQKLHQLGLINYKKYGIITLTPIGNEIGGFLLQRHTIIEQFLTNLGVENVLNETELIEHNISNNTLQKINHFNEFLTKNPSIAQSLYISLNSI; this is encoded by the coding sequence ATGGAGCCAACATCAGAATTTCATACCGTACGAGGGTATCAGCTTTTAGAACAAAATCGCCGCTTTTTAACCTCCGCTATGGAGGATTATTTAGAAATGATATATCGAACCATGCAAGCAGATGGGTATGTGCGAATTAACGTGCTATCAGAACAACTCAATGTTTCACCGCCATCAACTACTAACATGGTTCAAAAGCTGCATCAGCTAGGTCTAATTAACTACAAAAAATACGGTATTATTACGCTTACACCTATTGGTAATGAAATTGGTGGATTCTTATTACAAAGGCATACTATCATTGAGCAGTTTCTAACCAACCTTGGTGTAGAAAATGTATTAAATGAAACGGAGTTAATCGAACATAATATTTCTAACAACACCTTACAAAAAATCAATCATTTTAATGAATTTCTAACCAAAAACCCTTCAATAGCACAAAGCTTATATATTAGTTTAAATTCAATATAA
- a CDS encoding Gfo/Idh/MocA family protein, whose protein sequence is MRDNKYCLAIVGFGGMGNWHRELIESGIDGLFVKGVFDLKQERLDYAKENNLVAYASREELLADEEVDIVLCATPNDVHKEVTIAALKAGKNVVCEKPVAMNSAELQEMINTANECKKLFVVHQNRRWDQDFLTMKKIFDEKLLGEVHCIESRVHGSRGIPGDWRGEVEHGGGMILDWGVHIIDQLLQMVKENIKSIYCTLDHVTNELVDDGFKIMVTFESGLRALLEVGTSNFIELPRWYMLGTNGSATIEDWYMHGKMVRITDWDKNDAVPVKTAAGLTKTMAPRTDETIKTEDLPHVDTDIKDFYRNVMATISGKADILIKHDELMRVMKFMEAAFESARTNTVVPFD, encoded by the coding sequence ATGAGAGATAATAAATATTGTCTTGCCATCGTTGGATTTGGTGGCATGGGAAATTGGCATAGAGAACTAATTGAGAGTGGTATTGACGGCTTATTTGTAAAAGGTGTATTTGATTTAAAGCAAGAACGACTTGACTATGCAAAAGAAAATAATCTAGTAGCATATGCTTCTAGAGAAGAATTACTTGCTGATGAAGAGGTAGATATTGTTTTATGTGCCACTCCAAATGATGTTCACAAAGAAGTAACGATTGCTGCATTAAAAGCTGGTAAAAACGTTGTTTGTGAGAAACCGGTAGCTATGAATTCCGCAGAATTACAAGAAATGATTAATACTGCAAACGAATGTAAAAAACTATTTGTTGTTCATCAAAACAGACGTTGGGATCAAGATTTCTTGACTATGAAGAAAATCTTTGATGAAAAACTGCTTGGCGAAGTACACTGTATTGAATCTAGAGTACATGGTTCAAGAGGTATACCTGGCGACTGGCGTGGAGAGGTTGAACATGGCGGCGGAATGATTCTTGACTGGGGCGTTCATATCATTGACCAACTACTACAAATGGTAAAAGAAAATATTAAATCTATCTACTGCACATTAGATCATGTTACAAATGAGCTTGTTGATGATGGCTTTAAAATAATGGTTACCTTTGAAAGTGGTCTTAGAGCATTATTAGAAGTTGGAACGAGCAACTTTATTGAATTACCACGTTGGTATATGCTTGGTACAAATGGTTCTGCTACAATCGAAGATTGGTATATGCACGGTAAAATGGTACGTATCACTGACTGGGATAAAAACGATGCCGTTCCTGTAAAAACTGCGGCTGGCTTAACCAAAACTATGGCTCCTAGAACGGATGAAACAATCAAAACAGAGGATTTACCTCATGTTGATACTGATATTAAAGACTTCTACCGCAACGTAATGGCTACTATTAGCGGTAAAGCTGATATTCTCATTAAGCATGATGAGCTAATGCGTGTTATGAAGTTCATGGAAGCAGCTTTTGAATCTGCAAGAACTAATACTGTTGTACCTTTTGACTAA